A region from the Palaemon carinicauda isolate YSFRI2023 chromosome 16, ASM3689809v2, whole genome shotgun sequence genome encodes:
- the LOC137655146 gene encoding uncharacterized protein, producing the protein MVEVCVKLVKRLIYGAIGKNVLEYHDFEFLIQQVIHLVNRRPIAFKEALRGQIGDDIPEPITPENLIHGYDLISVNIIPELHEGRDPDWIPENYSRSKFKQDYNQLQKVRNNLVKLYQEEFIANLIHQAVDVPDRYKPVTHNKISPGDIVLLKENFTKPNDYPMGVVKEIFTNTLGEVTGATILKGKTQELVKRHPSVIIPLLTRKDEIPNNSKVDVQESVVPKDTRVKRQAAIDSSERTRKILEA; encoded by the coding sequence ATGGTGGAAGTATGTGTTAAACTTGTTAAAAGATTGATCTATGGAGCTATTGGTAAGAATGTCTTGGAATACCATGATTTTGAGTTCTTAATTCAACAAGTCATTCATTTAGTCAATCGTAGGCCAATAGCATTTAAAGAAGCCTTAAGGGGTCAGATTGGCGATGACATTCCAGAACCTATCACCCCAGAAAATTTGATTCATGGGTACGATCTGATatcggttaatataattcccgaattGCATGAGGGGAGAGACCCTGACTGGATTCCTGAAAATTATTCTCGATCAAAGTTTAAGCAAGATTACAATCAATTGCAAAAGGTGAGAAACAATTTAGTTAAACTATATCAGGAAGAATTTATTGCTAATCTAATACATCAGGCTGTAGATGTCCCTGATAGATACAAGCCAGTCACTCATAATAAGATCTCACCTGGAGATATTGTACTGCTTAAGGAAAATTTCACTAAGCCAAATGACTACCCGATGGGCGTTGTAAAAGAGATTTTTACAAATACTTTGGGTGAGGTTACTGGTGCCACTATCCTTAAAGGGAAAACCCAAGAACTTGTGAAGAGACATCCGTCAGTCATTATCCCACTTCTCACCCGGAAAGATGAAATTCCGAATAATTCTAAGGTTGATGTACAGGAGTCTGTAGTACCCAAGGATACTAGAGTTAAACGCCAGGCTGCTATTGACAGCTCGGAACGGACTAGAAAAATCTTGGAAGCCTAA